The Carassius carassius chromosome 9, fCarCar2.1, whole genome shotgun sequence genome includes a region encoding these proteins:
- the LOC132148691 gene encoding CD9 antigen-like: MDGCAEMCKCFLILFNILFALVGSGLVALGMWLRFGAETRGFFDIDLNTPQFNIGVMVLVVTGVLMLLVAIIGGCGACNHSKTALSVFSGLLFVLIIIEITAGVMAFMWSGRLADELVNFYNTIYAQYLNTRSPGQAVTLKLFHNAFDCCGIGGPIEVFVRDTCPDGDILHKLTYSSCPSVIKQVFASHAPMVLGGFLGLAGIMMLVLVCSCVLRCHVSPSYASSPSYVLLTSSPSVIFPPPAAQQI, encoded by the exons ATGGACGGATGCGCGGAGATGTGTAAATGTTTCCTGATCCTGTTTAACATCCTGTTCGCT CTGGTGGGGTCGGGTCTGGTGGCTTTAGGTATGTGGCTCCGGTTCGGCGCTGAAACCAGAGGATTCTTCGACATCGATCTGAACACGCCACAGTTCAACATCG GTGTGATGGTGCTGGTGGTCACTGGGGTCCTGATGCTGCTGGTGGCCATCATCGGTGGTTGTGGTGCGTGTAACCACAGCAAAACAGCTCTCAGTGTG TTTTCTGGCCTGCTGTTTGTTCTGATCATCATTGAAATCACAGCTGGTGTGATGGCCTTCATGTGGAGTGGacgg CTGGCAGATGAGTTGGTGAACTTCTACAACACCATCTACGCTCAGTATCTCAACACCAGGAGTCCTGGTCAAGCAGTCACCCTCAAACTATTCCACAACGCT tttGACTGCTGTGGCATCGGTGGACCGATTGAAGTGTTTGTACGAGACACCTGTCCAGACGGCGACATCCTGCATAAGCTCACATATTCT agctgtCCCAGCGTGATCAAGCAGGTCTTCGCCTCGCACGCGCCGATGGTGTTGGGAGGGTTTCTGGGGTTAGCAGGAATCATG ATGCTGGTGCTGGTGTGCAGCTGTGTCCTCAGATGTCACGTCTCACCATCTTATGCGTCTTCTCCTTCATACGTGCTCCTCACCTCCTCGCCGTCAGTCATCTTTCCTCCTCCAGCTGCCCAGCAGATATAA